One region of Quercus lobata isolate SW786 chromosome 2, ValleyOak3.0 Primary Assembly, whole genome shotgun sequence genomic DNA includes:
- the LOC115977464 gene encoding mRNA turnover protein 4 homolog isoform X2, producing MPKSKRDRPVTLSKTRKKGRGHKEAIVNAIRDAAETYSWAYVFSFENMRNLKFKEFRERLKSSSRFFLGSNKVMQVALGRSAADEIRPNIYKVSKLLHGNTGLCFTNMPKEDVERLFNEYEEYDFARTGSTATEKVELKEGPLEQFTHEMEPFLRKQGMPVRLNKGVVELLSDFVVCEEGKPLSPESARILERG from the exons ATGCCGAAGTCGAAGCGTGATAGACCAG TGACTCTTTCGAAGACGAGGAAGAAGGGTAGGGGACACAAAGAAGCGATAGTGAATGCAATAAGAGATGCTGCAGAGACTTACAGCTGGGCTTACGTGTTTTCTTTCGAAAACATGAGGAACCTCAAGTTCAAGGAGTTTAGAGAGCGCCTTAAGTCTTCAAGCAG ATTTTTCTTGGGTTCGAACAAAGTCATGCAGGTTGCTCTAGGTCGATCTGCTGCTGATGAGATTAGACCTAACATATATAAAGTTTCGAAG CTTCTGCATGGAAATACTGGGCTATGTTTTACCAATATGCCAAAAGAAGATGTTGAAAG GTTATTTAATGAATATGAGGAATATGACTTTGCAAGGACAGGAAGTACTGCAACAGAAAAG GTGGAGCTCAAGGAAGGTCCTTTGGAGCAATTTACACATGAGATGGAGCCCTTTCTACGGAAGCAAGGGATGCCTGTTCGGTTGAACAAAG GTGTTGTGGAGCTTCTTTCTGACTTTGTTGTTTGTGAAGAGGGAAAGCCTTTGTCCCCTGAGTCAGCTCGTatactg GAACGGGGTTGA
- the LOC115977464 gene encoding mRNA turnover protein 4 homolog isoform X1 → MPKSKRDRPVTLSKTRKKGRGHKEAIVNAIRDAAETYSWAYVFSFENMRNLKFKEFRERLKSSSRFFLGSNKVMQVALGRSAADEIRPNIYKVSKLLHGNTGLCFTNMPKEDVERLFNEYEEYDFARTGSTATEKVELKEGPLEQFTHEMEPFLRKQGMPVRLNKGVVELLSDFVVCEEGKPLSPESARILRLLGTQMATFRLHLICRWSPEEFELYIERPEDSDVESA, encoded by the exons ATGCCGAAGTCGAAGCGTGATAGACCAG TGACTCTTTCGAAGACGAGGAAGAAGGGTAGGGGACACAAAGAAGCGATAGTGAATGCAATAAGAGATGCTGCAGAGACTTACAGCTGGGCTTACGTGTTTTCTTTCGAAAACATGAGGAACCTCAAGTTCAAGGAGTTTAGAGAGCGCCTTAAGTCTTCAAGCAG ATTTTTCTTGGGTTCGAACAAAGTCATGCAGGTTGCTCTAGGTCGATCTGCTGCTGATGAGATTAGACCTAACATATATAAAGTTTCGAAG CTTCTGCATGGAAATACTGGGCTATGTTTTACCAATATGCCAAAAGAAGATGTTGAAAG GTTATTTAATGAATATGAGGAATATGACTTTGCAAGGACAGGAAGTACTGCAACAGAAAAG GTGGAGCTCAAGGAAGGTCCTTTGGAGCAATTTACACATGAGATGGAGCCCTTTCTACGGAAGCAAGGGATGCCTGTTCGGTTGAACAAAG GTGTTGTGGAGCTTCTTTCTGACTTTGTTGTTTGTGAAGAGGGAAAGCCTTTGTCCCCTGAGTCAGCTCGTatactg CGTTTGTTGGGAACCCAGATGGCTACCTTCCGGCTTCACTTGATATGCAGATGGAGTCCTGAGGAATTTGAGCTATATATTGAGAGGCCAGAGGATTCTGATGTTGAATCTGCATAA